A genomic stretch from Neomonachus schauinslandi chromosome 14, ASM220157v2, whole genome shotgun sequence includes:
- the HVCN1 gene encoding voltage-gated hydrogen channel 1, with product MATWDEKASSRRAKVAPAKRMSKFLKHFTVVGDDYHAWNINYKKWENEEDDEEEEQTSPAPASSEEGRAPDPTAAPSPVPRPPLDFRATLRKLFSSHRFQVIIICLVILDALLVLAELILDLKIIELDKNDYAAKVFHYMSFAILTFFMMEIFFKLFVFRMEFFHHKFEILDAIVVVVSFILDFVLLFQKHQFEALGLLILLRLWRVARIINGIIISVKTRSERQLLRLKQMNIQLAAKIQHLEFSCSEKEREIERLNKLLRQHGLLAEVN from the exons ATGGCCACCTGGGATGAAAAG GCCAGCTCCCGCAGGGCCAAAGTGGCTCCAGCCAAGAGGATGAGCAAGTTCTTGAAGCACTTCACTGTCGTTGGGGACGATTACCATGCCTGGAACATCAACTACAAGAAATGGGAGAACGAGGAAGAcgatgaggaggaggagcagacgTCACCAGCACCTGCATCCAGCGAGGAGGGCAGAGCCCCCGACCCAACGGCGGCCCCCAGCCCCGTGCCCCGGCCCCCCCTCGACTTCAGGGCCACACTGAGGAAGCTCTTCAGCTCCCACAGGTTTCAG GTTATCATCATTTGCCTGGTCATTCTGGATGCCCTCCTGGTGCTCGCCGAGCTCATTCTGGACCTGAAGATCATCGAGCTTGACAAGAATGACTATGCCGCCAAG GTGTTCCACTACATGAGCTTTGCCATCCTGACCTTTTTTATGATGgagatcttttttaaattatttgtcttCCGCATGGAGTTCTTTCACCACAAGTTTGAAATCCTGGATGccattgtggtggtggtttccTTCATCCTCGACTTCGTCCTCCTGTTCCAGAAGCACCAGTTTGAGGCTCTCGGCCTGCTGATTCTGCTCCGGCTGTGGCGGGTGGCCCGGATCATCAATG GAATAATTATCTCAGTTAAGACACGTTCAGAACGGCAACTGCTGAGGCtaaaacagatgaatatacaGTTGGCCGCCAAGATCCAACACCTTGAATTCAGCTGCTCTGAGAAG GAACGAGAAATTGAAAGGCTGAACAAGCTATTGAGACAGCATGGACTTCTTGCTGAGGTCAACTAG